In a genomic window of Meleagris gallopavo isolate NT-WF06-2002-E0010 breed Aviagen turkey brand Nicholas breeding stock chromosome 1, Turkey_5.1, whole genome shotgun sequence:
- the CNGA3 gene encoding cyclic nucleotide-gated cation channel alpha-3 isoform X2: protein MLLPVLVKLVTHSLCEDTSSELQRVISMEGRHLSGSQASPFTGRGAMARLSRFVVSLRSWATRHLHREDQRPDSFLERIRGPELVEVSSRQSNIRSFLGIREQPGGVNGQKKEVFVIDPSSNMYYNWLTIIAAPVFYNWCMLICRACFDELQIDHIKLWLFLDYCSDIIYVFDMFVRFRTGFLEQGLLVKDEKKLRDNYTQTVQFKLDVLSLLPTDLAYLKLGLNYPELRFNRLLRIARLFEFFDRTETRTNYPNMFRIGNLVLYILIIIHWNACIYFAISKVIGFGTDSWVYPNVSIPEYGRLSRKYIYSLYWSTLTLTTIGETPPPVKDEEYLFVVIDFLVGVLIFATIVGNVGSMISNMNASRAEFQAKVDSIKQYMHFRKVTKDLEARVIKWFDYLWTNKKTVDEKEVLKNLPDKLKAEIAINVHLDTLKKVRIFQDCEAGLLIELVLKLKPTVFSPGDYICKKGDIGREMYIIKEGKLAVVADDGVTQFVVLSDGSYFGEISILNIKGSKSGNRRTANIRSIGYSDLFCLSKDDLMEALTEYPEAKKALEEKGRQILMKDNLIDEEAAKAGADPKDLEEKIDRLETALDTLQTRFARLLAEYSSSQQKVKQRLARVETRVKKYGSGTLSVGEEEPEKPGEQKKD, encoded by the exons GCTGTCACGATTTGTCGTATCTCTGAGGTCGTGGGCCACAAGACATCTGCACCGTGAAGACCAAAGGCCTGATTCTTTCCTAGAGCGTATCCGAGGGCCAGAGCTTGTAGAGGTGTCCAGCAGGCAAAGTAACATCCGCTCCTTCCTGGGCATCCGTGAACAGCCTGGGGGAGTAAACGG GCAGAAGAAAGAGGTCTTTGTGATTGATCCTTCAAGCAATATGTACTACAACTGGCTGACCATAATTGCAGCACCTGTGTTCTATAACTGGTGTATGCTTATATGCAG AGCCTGCTTTGATGAGCTACAAATTGACCATATTAAATTATGGCTGTTCCTGGACTACTGCTCTGATATCATCTATGTTTTTGACATGTTTGTCAGATTCAGGACAG GCTTCCTTGAGCAAGGCTTGCTGGTAAAGGACGAAAAGAAGTTACGAGATAATTATACTCAAACTGTGCAGTTCAAGCTGGATGTGCTGTCTCTTCTGCCAACAGACCTGGCGTATCTGAAGCTGGGTTTGAACTACCCTGAGCTGCGATTTAACCGCTTGCTGAGGATTGCTCGCCTGTTTGAATTTTTTGACCGCACAGAAACCAGGACAAATTATCCAAACATGTTTCGTATTGGAAATCTTGTCTTGTACATTCTTATCATCATCCACTGGAATGCGTGTATTTACTTTGCAATTTCAAAGGTAATTGGCTTCGGAACCGACTCTTGGGTCTACCCCAACGTATCCATCCCAGAGTATGGGCGCCTGTCGAGAAAGTACATTTACAGCCTGTATTGGTCAACGCTGACGCTAACAACCATTGGGGAAACTCCTCCGCCTGTGAAGGATGAGGAGTATCTCTTTGTGGTCATTGACTTCCTGGTGGGCGTGTTGATCTTCGCTACTATCGTCGGTAACGTGGGCTCCATGATTTCCAAcatgaatgcctccagggcGGAGTTCCAGGCCAAAGTCGATTCCATTAAACAGTACATGCATTTCCGAAAAGTAACGAAGGATTTGGAAGCCAGGGTTATTAAGTGGTTTGATTACCTCTGGACCAATAAGAAAACAGTGGATGAAAAGGAAGTTCTCAAAAATCTGCCCGACaagctgaaagctgaaatcGCCATCAATGTCCATTTGGACACACTGAAGAAAGTGCGTATATTCCAGGATTGTGAAGCAGGACTGCTCATTGAGCTGGTGCTGAAATTGAAACCTACTGTCTTCAGTCCTGGGGACTACATATGCAAGAAGGGAGATATTGGGAGGGAAATGTACATTATAAAGGAGGGAAAACTGGCAGTGGTGGCAGATGATGGTGTAACTCAATTTGTAGTCCTGAGTGATGGCAGCTACTTTGGTGAAATCAGCATCCTCAACATCAAAGGCAGCAAATCGGGCAACAGGAGGACAGCCAACATAAGGAGTATCGGTTATTCAGATTTGTTCTGCTTGTCTAAAGATGATTTAATGGAAGCCCTCACAGAATACCCAGAAGCCAAAAAGGCTCTGGAAGAGAAGGGCCGACAAATTCTGATGAAAGACAATTTAATAGATGaggaagcagcaaaagcagGAGCTGACCCAAAagacttggaagaaaaaatagacAGGCTTGAAACAGCCCTAGATACACTGCAGACAAGGTTTGCAAGGCTCTTGGCAGAGTACAGCTCTTCTCAACAAAAAGTTAAGCAGAGACTTGCCAGAGTAGAAACCAGAGTGAAAAAATACGGTAGCGGCACCTTATCCGTTGGAGAAGAAGAGCCTGAAAAACCCGGGGAGCAGAAAAAGGACTGA